In a single window of the Nocardioides massiliensis genome:
- a CDS encoding NADH-quinone oxidoreductase subunit K, which produces MTELWTSWTYVDLVLALGAAVLVVGLVGHLLVTDLLRRVVALNVASGGVMMVLLALAARSEEPDPVPQALVLTGIVIMAAATGLAVALVRRVESVGDEEETP; this is translated from the coding sequence GTGACGGAGCTGTGGACGTCCTGGACGTACGTCGACCTCGTCCTCGCGCTCGGGGCAGCGGTGCTCGTGGTCGGGCTGGTGGGGCACCTCCTGGTCACGGACCTGCTGCGGCGCGTGGTGGCGCTCAACGTCGCCTCCGGCGGCGTGATGATGGTGCTGCTGGCACTGGCGGCCCGGAGCGAGGAGCCGGACCCGGTCCCGCAGGCGCTCGTGCTCACCGGGATCGTGATCATGGCGGCCGCCACCGGCCTCGCGGTCGCGCTCGTACGCCGGGTGGAGTCGGTGGGCGACGAGGAGGAGACGCCATGA
- a CDS encoding complex I subunit 5 family protein produces the protein MSDSPLDATPLTWLLPLLVLGPVALAAVAAILPTRHRPALGVAGAIAIAATSGVLVAGLIRSERSELEIALAGWDAPLGIVLRADGASAALLAITATVGLAVTAYALGGDEVTGGPIFWPLWLSLWAALNGVYLAGDLFNTYVSLELLTVAAVALVALGGRRSAAPALRYLFVGVAGSLLFVLAVGLVYGQTGVLDYVAAADRVEAGPVLGAVLALTLVGMAAKMALLPLHSWLPVAHPAAPAAVSALLSALVIKAALFVLWRVWFDLGGVAVGTPMRDGLALASAVAGAVAVFWGGLMALRKRRLKEIVAYSTVAQVGYLALVLRLADPGGPDVAAAAGWAGGVLLVLSHGLAKAAMFLAAGTLAYAYGSDHLSGLRGAVTHMPMTVAAVGVAGVSLAGLPPTFGFVAKWQLLVAAIGREDWWVLAVLLLGGLVTFAYTAAMVRATFNPPGAQDVEAPAVRVPLVLAVVPFVLALASVAFGVFSADVVALVARAAPGGDLP, from the coding sequence ATGAGCGACTCCCCACTCGATGCGACCCCCCTGACCTGGTTGCTACCGCTGCTCGTGCTCGGTCCCGTGGCGCTGGCTGCCGTCGCGGCCATCTTGCCGACGCGACACCGCCCGGCCCTCGGCGTCGCCGGCGCCATCGCGATCGCCGCGACGAGCGGCGTGCTGGTCGCCGGACTGATCCGCTCCGAGCGCAGCGAGCTGGAGATCGCCCTGGCGGGTTGGGACGCGCCGCTCGGGATCGTGCTGCGCGCCGATGGGGCCAGCGCGGCCCTCCTCGCAATCACCGCTACGGTCGGACTCGCGGTGACGGCGTACGCGCTCGGGGGCGACGAGGTGACCGGCGGCCCGATCTTCTGGCCCCTCTGGCTGTCGCTGTGGGCCGCGCTCAACGGTGTCTACCTGGCCGGCGACCTCTTCAACACCTACGTCAGCCTGGAGCTGCTCACCGTCGCCGCGGTGGCGCTCGTGGCACTGGGAGGCCGGCGCTCGGCCGCCCCTGCGCTGCGCTACCTGTTCGTCGGCGTGGCCGGGTCGCTGCTGTTCGTGCTCGCCGTGGGGCTGGTCTATGGCCAGACCGGGGTGCTGGACTACGTCGCCGCCGCCGACCGGGTGGAGGCCGGTCCGGTGCTCGGCGCCGTGCTGGCGCTGACGTTGGTCGGGATGGCCGCCAAGATGGCGCTGCTGCCGCTGCACTCCTGGCTCCCGGTCGCCCACCCGGCCGCACCGGCCGCGGTCAGTGCCCTGCTGTCGGCGCTGGTCATCAAGGCCGCGCTGTTCGTGCTGTGGCGGGTCTGGTTCGACCTCGGCGGCGTCGCCGTCGGCACGCCCATGCGCGACGGGTTGGCGCTGGCGAGCGCCGTCGCCGGCGCCGTCGCGGTGTTCTGGGGTGGCCTGATGGCGCTGCGCAAGCGGCGGCTGAAGGAGATCGTGGCCTACTCCACGGTCGCGCAGGTCGGCTACCTCGCGCTCGTTCTCCGCCTTGCCGACCCGGGCGGTCCGGACGTCGCGGCAGCAGCGGGCTGGGCCGGGGGAGTCCTGCTCGTGCTCTCGCACGGGCTCGCCAAGGCGGCGATGTTCCTTGCGGCGGGCACCCTCGCCTACGCGTACGGCTCCGACCACCTCAGCGGACTCCGGGGAGCCGTGACCCACATGCCGATGACGGTGGCGGCGGTCGGCGTCGCCGGCGTGAGCCTCGCCGGGTTGCCGCCGACCTTCGGGTTCGTCGCCAAGTGGCAGCTGTTGGTGGCAGCGATCGGACGCGAGGACTGGTGGGTGCTGGCGGTGCTGCTCCTGGGCGGGTTGGTCACGTTCGCCTACACCGCTGCCATGGTCCGCGCGACCTTCAACCCGCCCGGCGCCCAGGACGTCGAGGCACCCGCGGTCAGGGTGCCGCTCGTCTTGGCGGTGGTCCCGTTCGTGCTGGCGCTCGCCTCCGTCGCCTTCGGGGTGTTCTCCGCCGACGTGGTCGCCCTGGTCGCCCGTGCCGCGCCGGGAGGTGACCTGCCGTGA
- a CDS encoding proton-conducting transporter transmembrane domain-containing protein yields the protein MSENAAVTYSVVPLLMLLSSLIPAAVIFTLREDQVRLRTTFNLAGAIAKVGFVIALIPPVVDGQKLRASMPWAPGLEIVLVTDAFALFFVGLSALLWLLTTIYAIGYLEGSPNRSRFFGFFSLCVTATTGIALSSNLLTFLLFYELLTLVTYPLVAHRGTKAAHDGARTYLAYTLGGGVVLLGGVVWLTALVGPVEFTAGGVQEVADLAAERPATAAAVAGVLLAGLAVKAAIFPLHGWLPVAMVAPAPVSALLHAVAVVKAGAFGIVRVVHDVFGVAVLADLGVLSVLAAFAAFTIVYGSLRALMQDDLKKRLAYSTVSQLSYVALGAALLAPMATAGALVHIVHQGLMKITLFFCAGLFAEVLGLSKVSQLAGVGRRMPVTSAAFTVGALGMIGLPPIAGFVSKWPLALGGLDAGHPWVVAVLVTSTLLNAAYFLPILYTLWVADPEEGAEWSTAPHRERPGALEAPLPLLVPAALTACFALAVGVLAGWDYSPWALAQLIAEGSYP from the coding sequence GTGAGCGAGAACGCCGCCGTCACCTACAGCGTCGTACCCCTGCTGATGCTGCTGTCGTCGCTCATCCCGGCAGCGGTGATCTTCACGCTGCGCGAGGACCAGGTCCGCCTGCGCACCACGTTCAACCTGGCCGGCGCCATCGCCAAGGTCGGGTTCGTCATCGCGCTGATCCCTCCGGTGGTCGACGGTCAGAAGCTGCGCGCCTCCATGCCGTGGGCACCGGGGCTGGAGATCGTGCTCGTCACCGACGCGTTCGCGCTCTTCTTCGTCGGACTGTCCGCGCTGCTGTGGCTGCTGACGACGATCTATGCCATCGGCTACCTCGAGGGTTCACCGAACCGCAGCCGGTTCTTCGGGTTCTTCAGCCTGTGCGTGACGGCCACGACCGGCATCGCCCTGTCGAGCAACCTGCTGACGTTCCTGCTGTTCTACGAGCTGTTGACCCTCGTGACCTACCCACTCGTGGCGCATCGCGGCACGAAGGCCGCTCACGACGGCGCCCGCACCTACCTCGCCTACACCCTCGGCGGCGGCGTCGTGCTCCTGGGCGGGGTGGTCTGGTTGACCGCCCTGGTCGGCCCGGTGGAGTTCACCGCAGGTGGTGTCCAGGAGGTGGCCGACCTGGCTGCCGAGCGTCCCGCCACCGCGGCGGCCGTGGCCGGGGTGCTGCTCGCCGGACTGGCCGTGAAGGCCGCGATCTTCCCGCTACACGGGTGGCTCCCCGTCGCGATGGTCGCTCCCGCGCCCGTCAGCGCGCTGCTGCACGCGGTCGCGGTGGTCAAGGCGGGCGCCTTCGGCATCGTCCGCGTGGTCCACGACGTCTTCGGGGTGGCGGTCCTCGCCGACCTGGGGGTGCTGTCGGTGCTTGCGGCGTTCGCCGCCTTCACCATCGTCTATGGCTCGCTGCGCGCGCTGATGCAGGACGACCTGAAGAAGCGGCTGGCCTACTCCACGGTCTCCCAGCTCTCGTACGTCGCCCTCGGGGCCGCGCTGCTGGCACCGATGGCGACCGCCGGCGCGCTGGTGCACATCGTCCACCAGGGCCTGATGAAGATCACGCTGTTCTTCTGCGCCGGCCTCTTCGCCGAGGTGCTGGGTCTGTCCAAGGTCAGCCAGCTCGCCGGTGTGGGCCGGCGGATGCCGGTCACCTCGGCCGCCTTCACCGTGGGCGCGCTCGGCATGATCGGCCTGCCGCCGATCGCGGGCTTCGTGTCCAAATGGCCGCTGGCCCTCGGCGGGCTCGATGCCGGCCACCCGTGGGTGGTGGCGGTGCTGGTGACCAGCACGCTGCTCAACGCGGCGTACTTCCTCCCGATCCTCTACACGCTGTGGGTGGCCGACCCGGAGGAGGGGGCGGAGTGGTCGACCGCGCCCCACCGTGAGCGTCCCGGTGCGCTCGAGGCGCCGCTGCCACTGTTGGTCCCGGCGGCGTTGACCGCGTGCTTCGCCCTCGCCGTCGGGGTGCTGGCCGGATGGGACTACTCCCCGTGGGCGCTGGCGCAGCTGATCGCGGAAGGGAGCTACCCGTGA
- a CDS encoding complex I subunit 5 family protein: MSDLVDALWVLTFLVPVTAALAIALVPSARAPLARWAWVAVVPAAALTTLDDGRGRLVEEMLLGTSVELDQVGRPLLALAVVLYGLALAFVPRSPIERQPTLSAWLLICFAANAGVFAAADVVTFYLCFTVMSFVGYALVVHDRTSDARRAGRIYLVLAVLGEGAVLAAVLLVAHAGAVRLAEVPAAVASSPYAGWIIVLVLVGFGVKAGTVPLHVWLPLAHPAAPTPASAVLSGVMVKAGLVGWVRFLPLGEAGEGVADHAIWGTAFLAVALLGGFVAVPLGLLQDNPKVVLAYSTISQMGFLAAVVGAALAVPELAEACILAAVVYAVHHGIAKGALFLGVQAWDTERLPRPLVTGVLVVAGLAVAGAPFTSGYVAKYGAKEAVAQTTLPVGGGVLLADVLPWIGLGSTLLLARFGVVMWRRERRQDRTPVGRDAGWALLTVVAAIGVMALARSHAPLQSVPGWLDASALWSQAWPVLLGLVLAAAAAAIATRRELDRSRVAHPRGDLVPPGDVVEIGERAVRAVGRALARAVRRLEQIGARGREGLRATPSPLPLVASVQARIGTWAGSGVVLLVAVAAALVWVAATGRVG, encoded by the coding sequence GTGAGCGATCTCGTCGACGCCCTGTGGGTGCTGACCTTCCTGGTGCCGGTGACGGCTGCCCTCGCCATCGCACTCGTCCCGTCGGCCCGGGCGCCGCTCGCGCGCTGGGCCTGGGTCGCAGTCGTGCCGGCGGCCGCGCTGACGACGCTCGACGACGGGCGCGGGCGGCTGGTCGAGGAGATGCTCCTCGGCACCAGCGTCGAGCTCGACCAGGTCGGGCGGCCTCTGCTCGCGCTGGCTGTCGTGCTCTACGGCCTGGCCCTCGCGTTCGTGCCGAGGTCACCGATCGAGCGCCAACCCACGCTCAGCGCCTGGCTCTTGATCTGCTTCGCCGCCAACGCCGGTGTGTTCGCGGCCGCGGACGTCGTCACCTTCTATCTCTGCTTCACCGTCATGAGCTTCGTCGGGTACGCGCTGGTGGTCCACGACCGGACCTCCGACGCACGACGGGCAGGGCGGATCTACCTGGTCCTGGCGGTGCTGGGCGAGGGAGCCGTCCTCGCGGCGGTGCTGCTGGTGGCCCACGCCGGCGCGGTGCGGCTGGCGGAGGTGCCGGCCGCCGTCGCCTCGTCGCCGTACGCGGGCTGGATCATCGTGCTGGTCCTCGTCGGCTTCGGGGTCAAGGCCGGCACGGTGCCGCTGCACGTGTGGCTGCCGCTGGCGCACCCGGCCGCGCCGACGCCGGCGAGCGCGGTGCTCTCCGGGGTGATGGTCAAGGCCGGCTTGGTGGGGTGGGTGCGGTTCCTGCCGTTGGGCGAGGCGGGTGAGGGCGTCGCCGACCACGCCATCTGGGGCACCGCGTTCCTCGCTGTCGCCCTGCTCGGAGGGTTCGTGGCCGTGCCGCTGGGACTGCTGCAGGACAACCCGAAGGTCGTGCTCGCCTACAGCACCATCAGCCAGATGGGCTTCCTCGCGGCCGTTGTCGGAGCAGCCCTGGCCGTGCCGGAGCTGGCTGAGGCCTGCATCCTGGCGGCCGTCGTCTATGCCGTGCACCACGGCATCGCCAAGGGCGCGCTCTTCCTCGGCGTCCAGGCATGGGACACCGAACGCCTGCCGCGACCGCTCGTGACCGGCGTGCTCGTGGTCGCCGGCCTCGCCGTGGCCGGGGCGCCGTTCACCAGCGGGTACGTCGCGAAGTACGGCGCCAAGGAGGCGGTGGCGCAGACGACGCTCCCCGTCGGGGGCGGGGTCCTGCTGGCCGACGTCCTGCCGTGGATCGGCCTGGGCTCGACGCTGCTGCTCGCCCGTTTCGGCGTCGTGATGTGGCGCCGTGAGCGTCGCCAGGACCGTACGCCGGTGGGCCGCGATGCCGGCTGGGCGCTGCTGACCGTCGTCGCGGCGATCGGCGTGATGGCGCTGGCGCGCAGTCACGCGCCGCTGCAGAGCGTGCCGGGCTGGCTGGACGCGTCGGCGCTCTGGAGCCAGGCGTGGCCCGTGCTGTTGGGACTCGTGCTCGCCGCGGCCGCGGCCGCGATCGCCACGCGGCGCGAGCTGGACCGCTCCCGGGTGGCCCATCCGCGCGGTGACCTCGTGCCACCGGGCGATGTGGTGGAGATCGGGGAGCGAGCGGTGCGGGCCGTCGGACGTGCGCTCGCACGGGCGGTGCGCCGACTCGAGCAGATCGGTGCGCGGGGGCGCGAGGGTCTCCGAGCGACCCCGTCACCGCTCCCGCTCGTGGCGTCGGTCCAGGCCCGCATCGGCACCTGGGCCGGCTCGGGGGTCGTGCTGCTCGTGGCCGTGGCCGCGGCCCTGGTGTGGGTGGCGGCGACGGGAAGGGTGGGCTGA
- a CDS encoding Na+/H+ antiporter subunit E, translating into MAAVSGVVGAVLVRLVLGALVWWGLVEGDGGMVAYGAVIVPVGVALSLWVTGVRTSDRRRRGPRPGALLGLLGWLVARAAVGGVDVARRAVTVPAVDVEPVWETYETALESPGARVVLALVMNLLPGTLSARIDGPRIAVHVISRDLEVGSTLRDLEDRLRRAGAH; encoded by the coding sequence ATGGCAGCGGTCAGCGGCGTCGTGGGGGCGGTGCTGGTGCGGCTCGTCCTGGGCGCACTGGTCTGGTGGGGCCTGGTCGAGGGCGACGGCGGCATGGTGGCGTACGGCGCGGTCATCGTGCCGGTGGGAGTGGCACTCAGTCTCTGGGTGACCGGCGTCCGGACCTCGGACCGCCGACGTCGGGGACCGCGCCCGGGCGCGCTGCTCGGCCTGCTCGGCTGGCTGGTTGCCCGCGCGGCGGTCGGTGGGGTCGATGTGGCGCGGCGCGCGGTGACCGTGCCTGCGGTCGACGTCGAGCCCGTGTGGGAGACCTACGAGACCGCGCTGGAGTCACCGGGCGCCCGCGTCGTACTGGCGCTGGTGATGAACCTGCTGCCGGGGACCCTGTCCGCCCGCATCGACGGACCGCGCATCGCCGTACACGTCATCAGCCGCGACCTCGAGGTCGGATCCACGCTG